In a genomic window of Wyeomyia smithii strain HCP4-BCI-WySm-NY-G18 chromosome 1, ASM2978416v1, whole genome shotgun sequence:
- the LOC129720354 gene encoding uncharacterized protein LOC129720354, producing MKVVQFSLPDNFEPKEKLQKAKKMPRCLWVSPDTLFVMCEIALRRLLLPPAVPRHKFWSTVISLLPNGIARSRVRHQVEFPGDFNLREHATVNYANHWKLLTATIQRQHPKASNIRVGSLVRNQITRLLLELDQCSSSGSDCLQTYPSCQQSTVQCVQLPFPQKLSREAELSDEFIAQTARANMQSMAASVGRNIRGIWCRYCTCDQYHGELPPFYVVEKDLAVQQLMIMGQAKFRQTARSSCRQQSSDFAPCSCCQTKM from the exons ATGAAAGTGGTCCAATTCAGCCTGCCCGATAATTTTGAACCGAAGGAGAAGCTTCAGAAGGCTAAAAA GATGCCGCGTTGCCTATGGGTTTCACCCGATACACTGTTCGTGATGTGTGAAATCGCTTTGCGGAGGCTGCTGCTCCCGCCGGCGGTTCCTCGGCACAAGTTCTGGTCCACCGTTATC TCCCTCCTGCCGAACGGGATAGCCCGCAGCAGAGTCCGGCACCAGGTTGAGTTTCCGGGTGATTTTAATCTTCGCGAACATGCAACCGTCAACTACGCCAACCACTGGAAGCTGCTGACGGCCACTATTCAGCGCCAACACCCGAAGGCGTCAAACATCCGTGTCGGTTCGCTGGTTCGGAATCAAATTACCCGGCTGCTGCTGGAGCTGGACCAATGCAGCAGTAGTGGTAGCGACTGTCTGCAAACCTACCCAAGCTGCCAGCAGTCAACGGTACAGTGCGTACAGTTGCCCTTCCCGCAAAAATTGTCCAGAGAGGCGGAACTGAGCGATGAATTCATAGCCCAAACGGCACGAGCTAATATGCAATCAATGGCCGCATCTGTTGGAAGAAATATCAGGGGAATTTGGTGTCGCTACTGCACCTGTGATCAGTATCATGGTGAGTTGCCTCCATTCTACGTAGTTGAAAAGGACCTTGCGGTTCAACAGTTGATGATAATGGGACAGGCAAAGTTCCGACAAACCGCACGCAGCAGCTGTCGCCAACAGTCTAGTGATTTTGCCCCATGCAGTTGCTGTCAGACAAAAATGTAA